Proteins found in one Mucilaginibacter gracilis genomic segment:
- a CDS encoding BatA domain-containing protein, which translates to MLFVYPAFLFGLLSLAIPVIIHLFHFRQYKKVYFSNVQFLKNIQQQQSSRKNLKKLLILITRLLAVFFLVLAFARPFIPAKQNITVGKTHLVSIFVDNSYSMQTVNREGSLLDEARRRAKEIASGYGINDRFQLLTQDFEGRHQRLLNRDEFNDEVDKIKISPQSRQLQQVVNRAQSLLNTQFNGQKALYVISDFQKNMFSPKAITTDTAVQLGLVELKPNLLPNIAVDSVWLLSAVHRPGESEKLVVRLHNYADQKAEKVPLKLLINGQQKALGGFTLNARGVQNDTLSFSGLQAGWQQGEIDLQDNPVNFDNQFYFTFKVQQQMPLLLVDGGAPNPYIQAVFNADAFFKPQLVHNGNIDYAGLAAYPLVVLSDLKTISTGLAQQLKTYVSNGGTLLVFPADGADVASYKLLLQPLAANYPGKVLTNGGRVSYINLQNALFKNTFEQLPQNPDLPVVQRYYDLEGSSRNSGENLMELPGGKAFFGVYPYAKGRTYVSAVPLDDSYSNLAHHALLVPLLFRIALLSGHYPALFYTIGNDEAVETLPIQATDKQVLKLHKAQQVIIPDVRQQEGTVLYLSDQVHEAGNYTLQKQDSLIAVLAFNSSRSESDLTYLSSAELKAKISGKQGTVIQAGAASLKDTVAKTNIGLELWKLCIILALISLAAEIVLLRFYQPEKQVVPVNNNPT; encoded by the coding sequence ATGCTGTTTGTTTATCCTGCATTTTTATTTGGGCTTTTATCGTTAGCCATACCTGTTATTATACACCTGTTTCATTTCAGGCAGTACAAAAAGGTGTATTTTAGTAACGTACAGTTTCTGAAAAATATTCAGCAACAGCAGTCATCCCGCAAAAATCTTAAAAAATTACTCATTCTTATTACGCGGTTACTGGCGGTTTTTTTCCTGGTTTTGGCTTTCGCCCGACCATTTATCCCGGCTAAACAAAATATAACAGTAGGGAAAACGCATTTGGTAAGCATTTTTGTTGATAATTCGTACTCCATGCAAACCGTTAACCGGGAAGGCAGTTTGCTTGACGAAGCCCGCCGCCGTGCCAAAGAAATAGCATCCGGCTACGGCATTAACGATAGGTTTCAACTGCTTACGCAGGATTTTGAAGGCAGGCACCAACGCCTGCTCAACCGCGATGAATTTAACGACGAGGTTGACAAAATAAAAATTAGTCCGCAAAGCAGGCAATTGCAACAAGTAGTTAACCGCGCCCAAAGCTTGCTCAATACTCAATTTAATGGCCAAAAGGCCTTATATGTAATATCCGATTTTCAAAAAAATATGTTTTCGCCAAAGGCGATAACAACCGATACGGCTGTGCAATTGGGCCTGGTAGAGCTAAAGCCAAATTTATTGCCCAACATTGCGGTAGATTCGGTATGGTTATTAAGTGCCGTACACCGCCCCGGCGAAAGCGAAAAACTGGTAGTACGCCTGCACAATTATGCCGACCAAAAGGCCGAAAAAGTGCCGCTTAAATTGCTAATTAACGGTCAGCAAAAAGCATTGGGTGGTTTTACATTAAATGCCAGGGGAGTACAAAACGATACATTAAGTTTTTCGGGCTTGCAAGCCGGCTGGCAACAGGGCGAAATAGATTTGCAGGATAACCCTGTTAATTTTGATAATCAGTTTTATTTTACATTTAAGGTGCAACAGCAAATGCCGCTTTTACTTGTTGACGGAGGCGCACCCAACCCATACATACAGGCTGTATTTAACGCCGATGCCTTTTTTAAACCCCAATTGGTGCATAATGGCAATATTGATTATGCTGGTTTAGCCGCTTACCCGTTGGTTGTTTTAAGCGATTTAAAAACCATTTCGACAGGGTTGGCGCAGCAATTAAAAACATATGTTAGCAACGGCGGTACATTACTGGTTTTCCCGGCAGATGGTGCCGATGTAGCCAGCTATAAGTTGTTGCTTCAACCACTTGCCGCCAATTATCCCGGCAAGGTATTAACCAACGGTGGCAGGGTATCGTATATCAATTTACAAAATGCGTTGTTTAAAAATACGTTTGAGCAGCTTCCGCAAAACCCCGATTTACCGGTTGTGCAACGCTACTACGATTTGGAAGGTTCATCCCGCAACAGCGGCGAAAACTTAATGGAGCTGCCCGGTGGTAAAGCGTTTTTTGGCGTGTATCCTTATGCCAAGGGCCGTACTTATGTATCAGCAGTGCCTTTAGATGATAGTTACAGCAATTTGGCGCATCATGCATTACTGGTGCCTTTGCTGTTCAGGATAGCTTTGCTGAGCGGGCACTACCCGGCTTTGTTTTATACCATTGGTAATGACGAAGCCGTAGAAACGTTACCAATACAGGCAACAGATAAGCAGGTTTTAAAACTGCACAAGGCGCAGCAAGTAATTATTCCGGATGTTAGGCAGCAGGAGGGCACCGTACTTTACCTGAGCGACCAGGTGCATGAAGCGGGTAACTATACCTTACAAAAGCAAGATAGCCTGATTGCCGTGTTGGCCTTTAACAGCAGCAGAAGTGAATCGGACTTGACGTATTTGAGCAGTGCCGAACTGAAAGCCAAAATTAGCGGTAAGCAAGGCACTGTTATACAGGCAGGTGCGGCTTCGTTAAAAGATACCGTTGCTAAAACAAATATTGGCTTAGAATTATGGAAACTTTGTATAATTTTGGCCCTGATAAGCCTTGCAGCCGAAATAGTGTTGTTAAGATTTTATCAGCCTGAAAAACAAGTGGTTCCGGTAAATAATAACCCAACATAA
- a CDS encoding YqgE/AlgH family protein produces MLSSISPAAGRLLISEPFMLDPNFKRSVILIAEFSAGGAMGFVLNQVSDMLLGDIIPEISYSEFPLFKGGPVGSNTLHFVHRCPQKIDDGIEICSGIFWGGDFEQVKELVNTYQLNDTEIRFFVGYSGWSEGQLEGELKEDTWIVANLINPDILFNNNEESLWKSAVVGLGQRYAHIANFPENPALN; encoded by the coding sequence ATGCTTAGTTCAATTTCGCCGGCGGCAGGGAGATTATTGATCTCGGAACCGTTTATGCTCGATCCTAATTTTAAGCGTTCGGTTATTTTAATAGCCGAATTTTCTGCCGGAGGCGCAATGGGTTTTGTGCTTAACCAAGTTAGCGATATGTTATTGGGTGATATTATTCCCGAAATATCGTATTCCGAATTTCCGCTCTTTAAGGGCGGCCCCGTGGGTAGTAACACGCTTCATTTTGTACACCGCTGTCCGCAAAAAATTGACGACGGAATAGAAATATGCAGCGGTATTTTTTGGGGCGGTGATTTTGAACAAGTGAAAGAGCTGGTTAATACCTACCAGCTAAATGATACCGAGATTAGATTTTTTGTAGGATACTCTGGCTGGAGCGAGGGGCAGCTTGAGGGCGAATTAAAAGAAGATACCTGGATTGTTGCCAATTTAATTAACCCCGATATTTTATTTAATAACAACGAAGAATCGTTGTGGAAAAGCGCCGTGGTTGGCCTTGGCCAGCGTTATGCCCATATTGCTAACTTTCCCGAAAACCCGGCGTTAAATTAG
- a CDS encoding dihydroorotase, protein MNLLIKSARITDPNSTFNQQIADILIENGVITQIAQSIQSNFEVFDATNKIVTPGFFDLNCNIGELGLETKEDIQSGSKAAAAGGFTGLALMPNTQPPVHSKSEVEFIFNKSRGNLVDIFPLGTISHKCEGKDMAEMYDMHQSGAKAFTDGKYPVQDAGLMERAMLYAQGFEGLVFSYPEDKAIAGKAKVHEGEISTLLGMKGIPALAEELMIARDLYLAEYTGSKIHFSTLSTRRSVDLVRQAKAKGLKVTCDVAAHHLVLTHADLLGFDSQYKVKPPLRTDDDVAALITGLNDGTIDAIVSQHTPHEIEFKDVEFEVAEFGMIGLQTALSLTLQSGLSVDTLVQKLAVGPRRILNLNVPFIAEGQQANLVVFDAKQEWTYTKQNNQSKSYNSPFIDKQLTGKVLLTCNNNQVFKS, encoded by the coding sequence ATGAATTTGCTTATTAAATCTGCCCGCATTACCGATCCAAATTCAACCTTTAACCAGCAAATTGCCGATATTTTAATTGAAAACGGTGTTATAACCCAAATAGCGCAAAGTATACAAAGCAACTTTGAGGTGTTTGATGCCACCAATAAAATAGTTACTCCCGGTTTTTTTGATTTGAACTGCAATATTGGCGAATTGGGCCTCGAAACTAAAGAGGATATACAAAGCGGTAGCAAAGCCGCCGCCGCAGGTGGTTTTACGGGCCTGGCGTTAATGCCTAACACGCAGCCGCCGGTGCATTCAAAATCCGAAGTTGAGTTTATATTTAATAAATCCAGGGGTAATTTGGTTGATATTTTTCCCTTAGGTACCATATCGCACAAGTGTGAGGGTAAGGATATGGCCGAGATGTATGATATGCACCAAAGCGGCGCCAAAGCTTTTACCGATGGTAAATACCCCGTACAGGATGCCGGGTTAATGGAGCGCGCCATGTTGTATGCACAGGGTTTTGAAGGCCTGGTGTTTTCGTATCCCGAAGATAAGGCTATCGCCGGTAAGGCTAAAGTACACGAGGGTGAGATAAGTACGTTATTGGGCATGAAGGGCATACCCGCGTTGGCCGAAGAATTGATGATAGCACGCGACCTGTATCTGGCCGAATATACAGGCTCTAAAATTCATTTTAGCACCTTGTCTACCCGTCGTTCGGTTGATTTGGTGAGGCAGGCCAAGGCAAAAGGTTTGAAAGTTACCTGCGATGTTGCCGCTCACCATTTGGTATTAACCCATGCCGATTTGCTGGGTTTCGATTCGCAATACAAAGTTAAGCCACCTTTACGTACCGACGATGATGTTGCCGCCTTGATAACTGGTTTAAACGATGGAACTATTGATGCCATAGTATCGCAACATACCCCTCACGAAATTGAATTTAAAGATGTTGAGTTTGAGGTTGCCGAATTTGGTATGATAGGTTTACAAACCGCCCTGTCGCTTACTTTACAATCTGGCTTATCTGTTGATACTCTGGTGCAAAAACTGGCTGTTGGCCCGCGACGCATATTGAATTTAAACGTGCCATTTATTGCCGAAGGGCAGCAAGCCAACTTGGTAGTATTTGATGCCAAACAGGAGTGGACTTATACCAAGCAGAATAACCAATCCAAATCATATAATTCCCCGTTTATTGACAAGCAATTAACGGGGAAAGTTTTGTTAACTTGTAACAATAACCAGGTATTTAAATCCTAA
- a CDS encoding DUF4199 domain-containing protein — translation METLEQKIKKNAAINGVLFGVIFLVLGIFLFYFITLMTTNFWMITIIGPLSITVLIPLGIAIWLCFDLRKKIGGFWNFKQATTGIFIMFLVTYLVSTIGNLGFSTLIEPDMAQKMKTVFINGTTTMMKKQGVDHDKIDKQVEQVEKSMDKQSDHSPLTMLKGAGIAIIIDFVLALIFAAMFKKEPLLYANDTDEVENAGLDPTL, via the coding sequence ATGGAAACTCTTGAACAAAAAATAAAAAAAAATGCTGCTATAAACGGTGTACTTTTTGGAGTTATCTTTTTAGTGCTGGGTATATTCTTATTTTATTTTATCACCTTAATGACAACCAATTTTTGGATGATTACCATAATTGGCCCCCTCTCGATAACCGTGCTGATACCGTTAGGGATAGCCATTTGGTTATGCTTTGATTTGAGAAAAAAAATAGGTGGCTTTTGGAATTTTAAACAAGCTACAACCGGCATATTTATAATGTTTTTGGTTACCTACCTTGTGTCGACAATAGGAAACTTAGGTTTTTCAACCCTTATAGAACCCGATATGGCACAAAAGATGAAAACCGTGTTTATAAATGGTACTACCACCATGATGAAGAAACAAGGTGTAGATCACGATAAAATAGATAAACAAGTTGAGCAGGTTGAAAAAAGCATGGATAAACAATCCGACCACTCTCCATTAACCATGTTAAAAGGCGCAGGTATTGCTATCATTATTGATTTTGTACTCGCCTTAATATTTGCCGCCATGTTTAAAAAAGAGCCGCTTTTATATGCAAATGATACCGACGAAGTTGAAAATGCAGGTTTAGACCCAACTTTGTAA
- a CDS encoding LOG family protein encodes MKSICVFCGANFNGDPVLKQAVNLLAEVLVSQNITLVFGGGKVGVMGLMADAVLQRGGKAIGVIPGFLMDKEVGHTGLTEMHVVENMHQRKQLMNDLSDGIITLPGGFGTLEEFFEVLTWLQLGLHKKPIGILNVNGFYDFLLKQMDVMVEQRFLKPANRELVLTSADATELVSLMQTFSAEPDEVWFKERNLS; translated from the coding sequence ATGAAGAGTATATGCGTTTTTTGCGGAGCCAATTTTAATGGCGACCCTGTTTTAAAACAAGCCGTTAACTTATTGGCCGAAGTGCTGGTTTCCCAAAATATAACTTTAGTATTTGGCGGCGGTAAAGTAGGGGTAATGGGCCTTATGGCCGATGCTGTTTTGCAGCGTGGCGGTAAAGCAATAGGTGTTATTCCGGGCTTTTTGATGGATAAGGAAGTTGGCCATACTGGTTTAACCGAAATGCATGTTGTTGAAAACATGCATCAGCGCAAGCAATTAATGAACGACCTTAGCGACGGTATTATAACCCTGCCCGGCGGTTTTGGTACCCTCGAAGAATTTTTTGAGGTGCTAACCTGGCTGCAATTAGGGCTGCACAAAAAACCTATTGGCATACTTAACGTAAACGGATTTTACGACTTTTTGTTGAAACAGATGGATGTAATGGTTGAGCAACGCTTTTTAAAACCTGCTAATCGCGAACTGGTATTAACATCTGCCGATGCAACCGAGTTGGTTAGCCTGATGCAAACTTTTAGTGCCGAACCTGATGAGGTTTGGTTTAAAGAGCGTAATTTATCATAA
- a CDS encoding RNA polymerase sigma factor, giving the protein MNNNVNNTAPADNEAILGILNNSEAMLKKIYIAYFPMVLQLVISNNGNEDDAKDVYQEAIIVLYNKVRTGNFELSSKLKTFIYSVCRRLWLKRLSQMSRYGGDIHDFQDFLPVEEDLTNHEEKDIQFDKMAGALSLLGEPCKTIIEDFYINNRSMQEICEKFGYTNADNAKTQKYKCLQRLKKLFFQQK; this is encoded by the coding sequence GTGAATAATAATGTGAACAACACAGCACCGGCAGATAACGAAGCTATTTTAGGCATTCTGAATAATTCGGAAGCTATGCTTAAAAAAATTTATATCGCTTATTTCCCTATGGTGCTGCAATTGGTTATCAGCAATAATGGCAATGAGGATGATGCTAAAGACGTTTACCAGGAAGCTATTATCGTTCTTTATAATAAGGTTAGGACAGGTAATTTTGAATTAAGCAGTAAGCTTAAAACGTTTATCTATTCGGTTTGCCGCAGGCTATGGCTTAAAAGGCTAAGCCAGATGAGCCGTTACGGTGGCGACATTCATGATTTTCAGGATTTTTTGCCTGTAGAGGAAGACCTTACTAACCACGAGGAAAAGGATATACAGTTTGATAAAATGGCCGGAGCACTGAGTTTATTAGGCGAACCCTGTAAAACCATTATTGAAGACTTTTATATAAATAACAGATCGATGCAGGAAATTTGCGAAAAGTTTGGCTATACCAATGCTGATAATGCCAAAACGCAAAAATATAAATGCCTGCAACGGTTAAAAAAACTATTTTTTCAGCAAAAGTAA
- a CDS encoding phytoene desaturase family protein, which translates to MKADKRDYDAIVVGSGPNGLAAAIAMQQAGLSVLIVEGKDTVGGGLRSAQLTLPGFVHDVCSAIHPLALGSPFFNSLPLAKHGLQYIQPTYPAAHPFDDGQAALLTRSVSQTAGLLGADKQSYLDLMEPVVKNWPLIAADVLGPLHLPKHPLAMAQFGLQALKPATNLVKRFKTGGAKALFAGMAAHAIQPLSNIATSAIGLVLMAAGHLYGWPIPKGGSQSIANALAAYFVSIGGKIETDFYVTSLNQLPSSRAVLFDVTPRQLLQIAGHKFSPIYKWQLARYRYGMGVYKIDWAIEGAVPFTAEECKHAGTVHIGGTLAQIEAAEQQIWQGKHVDKPFVLLAQQSVFDSSRSPQGKHAVWGYCHVPNGSTKNMTDIIEQQVERFAPGFRDRILARHTMNTVQMEEYNPNYIGGDINGGVIDIGQLFTRPALRLSPYRTSAKGLYICSSSTPPGGGVHGMCGYWAAKRVLKDIFGKGVKDLPTF; encoded by the coding sequence ATGAAGGCGGATAAGCGCGATTATGATGCTATAGTAGTAGGCTCGGGACCAAACGGCCTTGCCGCCGCCATAGCTATGCAGCAGGCCGGTCTTTCTGTTTTAATAGTAGAGGGTAAAGATACTGTAGGCGGCGGCCTGCGCTCGGCGCAATTAACTTTACCTGGTTTTGTACACGATGTTTGTTCGGCCATACATCCGCTGGCTTTGGGTTCGCCATTTTTTAATTCCCTGCCACTTGCAAAGCACGGCCTGCAATACATACAGCCAACTTACCCCGCTGCCCACCCGTTTGATGACGGGCAGGCGGCTTTATTAACCAGATCGGTAAGCCAAACAGCAGGTTTGCTGGGTGCCGACAAACAAAGTTACCTGGATTTAATGGAACCCGTTGTTAAAAACTGGCCATTAATTGCTGCCGATGTTTTAGGCCCTCTGCACTTACCAAAGCATCCTTTAGCTATGGCTCAGTTTGGCTTGCAGGCTTTAAAACCCGCAACAAACCTGGTAAAGCGTTTTAAAACTGGAGGGGCAAAAGCTTTATTTGCGGGTATGGCGGCACATGCTATTCAGCCGCTTTCAAACATTGCTACATCGGCCATTGGTTTAGTGTTAATGGCTGCCGGGCATTTATACGGCTGGCCCATACCAAAAGGCGGTTCGCAAAGCATTGCAAATGCGCTGGCGGCTTATTTTGTATCCATTGGCGGCAAAATTGAAACCGATTTTTACGTTACATCATTAAATCAATTACCATCCTCACGTGCTGTTTTATTTGATGTAACACCCCGCCAACTGCTGCAAATTGCCGGGCATAAATTTTCGCCAATTTACAAATGGCAGTTAGCGCGTTATAGATATGGCATGGGTGTTTACAAAATAGATTGGGCTATTGAAGGTGCGGTTCCCTTTACCGCCGAAGAATGTAAACACGCTGGTACAGTACACATAGGCGGCACGCTGGCCCAAATTGAAGCAGCCGAACAACAAATTTGGCAGGGTAAACATGTTGATAAGCCCTTTGTATTACTGGCACAGCAAAGCGTATTTGATAGTAGCCGTTCGCCGCAAGGCAAACACGCCGTTTGGGGTTATTGCCATGTGCCCAACGGATCTACAAAAAACATGACTGATATTATTGAACAACAGGTTGAACGTTTTGCCCCAGGCTTTCGCGATAGGATACTGGCGCGGCACACTATGAATACCGTACAGATGGAAGAATACAACCCAAACTATATTGGCGGCGATATTAATGGCGGAGTAATTGATATCGGTCAGCTATTTACACGCCCGGCGTTGCGGCTTTCGCCTTACCGTACATCGGCTAAGGGCTTGTATATCTGTTCGTCGTCAACCCCGCCGGGCGGTGGCGTGCATGGTATGTGCGGTTATTGGGCGGCAAAGCGGGTGCTGAAGGATATATTTGGAAAGGGCGTTAAAGATTTGCCAACTTTTTAA
- a CDS encoding NADH-quinone oxidoreductase subunit C: MIFEDIKNILITKFGSDIIVGEETSGLQWALLIAPQNITAVCLELRDNPATYFDFLSNLSGVDYGTAENRFGVVYHLASIPYHTQLTLKVSCTINPDADALPTCQSVSSVYKTAEWHEREAYDMLGIFFKNHPDMRRILLPDDWEGFPLRKDYVEAEEYKGIKIK, from the coding sequence ATGATTTTTGAGGATATTAAAAATATACTAATAACAAAATTTGGCTCCGATATAATTGTTGGTGAAGAAACATCGGGCTTACAGTGGGCTTTGTTAATAGCGCCGCAAAATATAACTGCCGTTTGCCTTGAACTGAGGGATAACCCGGCAACGTATTTTGATTTTTTATCCAACCTATCGGGAGTTGATTATGGTACTGCCGAAAACCGGTTTGGGGTAGTGTACCACCTGGCATCTATCCCCTACCATACGCAGCTAACCTTAAAAGTTAGCTGCACCATTAACCCTGATGCCGATGCGCTGCCAACCTGCCAAAGTGTATCATCGGTATATAAAACTGCCGAATGGCATGAGCGGGAAGCTTACGACATGCTGGGTATTTTTTTTAAAAACCACCCCGATATGAGGCGCATTTTATTGCCTGATGACTGGGAGGGTTTTCCATTACGGAAGGATTATGTGGAAGCGGAAGAATATAAAGGCATTAAAATAAAATGA
- the pdxH gene encoding pyridoxamine 5'-phosphate oxidase — translation MNRDIIQNLRVDYSSASLLEKDVVANPINQFENWFKAAVDAKVNEPNAMTLATATSNGRPSARIMLLKDFHQEGFIFYTNYLSRKGKELAKNPLAALLFFWPELERQVRIEGTIEKLSRETSEKYFNTRPKGSQVGAVVSPQSQEIESRELLEQKWNELEAVYAETAVPKPAHWGGFIVKPTLIEFWQGRSSRLHDRILYKRTDKKTWKIVRLAP, via the coding sequence ATGAATCGCGATATTATACAAAACTTAAGGGTAGACTACAGTTCGGCTTCTTTATTGGAAAAAGATGTAGTTGCCAACCCTATTAACCAGTTTGAGAATTGGTTTAAAGCGGCTGTTGATGCTAAAGTAAACGAACCCAATGCCATGACACTGGCTACGGCAACCAGCAATGGCCGACCGTCGGCCCGCATCATGCTACTTAAAGATTTTCACCAGGAAGGTTTTATATTTTACACCAATTACCTGAGCCGCAAAGGTAAGGAGTTGGCTAAAAACCCTTTGGCAGCATTGTTGTTTTTTTGGCCCGAGCTTGAGCGCCAGGTGCGCATTGAAGGTACGATTGAAAAACTAAGCCGTGAAACATCCGAAAAATATTTCAATACCCGCCCAAAAGGCAGCCAGGTTGGTGCAGTGGTTTCGCCGCAAAGCCAGGAAATTGAAAGCCGTGAGCTTTTAGAACAAAAATGGAACGAACTTGAAGCTGTTTATGCCGAAACTGCGGTGCCAAAACCTGCACATTGGGGCGGTTTTATTGTAAAGCCCACACTAATTGAATTTTGGCAAGGCCGCAGCAGCCGCCTGCACGACCGTATTTTGTATAAACGTACCGATAAAAAAACCTGGAAAATAGTACGCCTTGCTCCATGA
- a CDS encoding S1C family serine protease — protein sequence MPATVKKTIFSAKVMEEKKMSDIELLAVIERYLNGEMTADERTRFEILRNENTGVDSAVKEHQEFTARIKQYGERVAFENLLNDIHNEIDVQALKDEFVHHPSLIVRLWRNHHSKISVAASIAIFAVLGTLFFTGYLKTQNTEYKYTQLSREVGQIKKSNEDIKSSLTHLTGNTIGVKPPPSNYHNTGTGFALTTDGYLATNFHVVSAADSVYVQNADGEAFHAKIISTDPAHDIAILKISDPSFKALAALPYGFKKSKSDMGEDVFTYGYSGYSKEDGVYTKGYLSSGNGYKGDTVKYQLSMDVDFGNSGGPVFDSRGNIIAMVSGKVAHADGNAFAIKSKYLFKAIQSIQSDSLKSDKIILNTKSKLTNVSRTQQISKLQNYVFMVKVYQ from the coding sequence ATGCCTGCAACGGTTAAAAAAACTATTTTTTCAGCAAAAGTAATGGAGGAAAAGAAGATGAGTGATATTGAATTATTGGCGGTAATTGAAAGGTACCTTAACGGCGAAATGACTGCCGACGAGCGTACCCGTTTTGAGATACTGCGTAACGAAAATACTGGTGTTGATAGTGCTGTAAAAGAACACCAGGAATTTACCGCCCGCATAAAGCAATACGGCGAACGTGTGGCGTTTGAAAACCTGCTTAACGATATTCATAACGAAATTGATGTACAGGCATTAAAGGATGAGTTTGTACATCACCCATCGTTAATAGTACGCTTGTGGAGAAATCATCATTCTAAAATATCAGTAGCTGCTTCTATCGCTATATTTGCGGTTTTGGGTACCTTATTTTTTACCGGATATTTAAAAACACAAAATACCGAGTACAAATACACCCAGCTATCACGGGAAGTGGGGCAAATTAAAAAGTCTAACGAAGACATAAAAAGTTCTCTTACACATTTAACCGGTAATACTATTGGTGTTAAACCTCCTCCATCTAACTATCATAACACAGGTACCGGCTTTGCATTAACAACAGATGGTTATTTGGCAACTAATTTCCACGTAGTAAGCGCGGCCGATTCTGTATACGTACAAAATGCCGACGGCGAAGCTTTTCACGCAAAGATCATCTCTACAGATCCAGCTCACGATATTGCCATCCTGAAAATTTCCGATCCATCTTTTAAAGCTTTAGCTGCATTACCATATGGTTTTAAGAAAAGCAAATCGGACATGGGTGAAGATGTGTTTACTTACGGATATTCTGGCTATTCAAAAGAAGATGGCGTTTATACAAAAGGCTATTTAAGCTCAGGGAACGGCTATAAAGGTGATACCGTTAAATATCAATTATCGATGGATGTCGACTTCGGCAATAGCGGTGGGCCCGTTTTTGATTCACGAGGTAATATTATTGCTATGGTAAGTGGCAAAGTTGCACATGCTGATGGAAATGCATTCGCCATAAAATCTAAATACTTGTTTAAAGCTATTCAATCTATCCAATCAGATTCGTTAAAATCTGATAAAATCATCTTAAACACCAAAAGCAAGTTAACAAACGTTAGCCGTACCCAACAAATAAGCAAGTTGCAGAACTATGTATTCATGGTTAAGGTGTACCAATAA
- a CDS encoding NADH-quinone oxidoreductase subunit D codes for MYNEGLENYRKKIASVKADEMVLNMGPQHPSTHGVLRLELITDGEIVREVIPHMGYLHRCFEKHAEMLTYQQTIPFTDRMDYLASMNNSHAWVMGVERMMGIDKEIPKRVEYIRVLVCEMNRIASHLIAIGTYGIDIGAFTPFLWCFRDREHIMGMLEWASGSRMLYNYIWVGGLFYDLPVGFEERCLEFISYFKPKMVELNQLLTDNQVFINRTANVGILPLDVAINYGCSGPMLRGSGLKYDLRRIDGYSAYPELEFDIPVGTGLMGKVGDCWDRYKVRVDEIEQSLKIMEQCVNRLQKELKRTPDFDPRAKLPRKLTPKAQDFYIRAENPRGELGFYFIADGKTEKPFRVKSRAPSFCNLSVLSEISKGVLIADLVAIVGSIDFMLGEVDR; via the coding sequence ATGTATAACGAAGGACTCGAAAACTACCGTAAAAAAATAGCCAGTGTGAAGGCTGATGAAATGGTGCTCAATATGGGTCCGCAGCATCCGTCTACGCATGGGGTTTTGCGTTTGGAGTTAATTACCGATGGCGAAATAGTGCGCGAAGTTATCCCGCACATGGGTTACCTGCACCGCTGTTTTGAAAAACACGCCGAAATGTTAACCTACCAGCAAACTATTCCGTTTACCGATAGGATGGATTACCTGGCCTCAATGAATAACAGCCATGCCTGGGTAATGGGTGTTGAACGCATGATGGGGATTGATAAAGAGATCCCCAAACGGGTTGAGTACATCCGCGTGCTGGTTTGCGAAATGAACCGCATCGCATCGCACTTAATTGCCATTGGCACTTATGGTATTGATATTGGTGCCTTTACCCCTTTTTTATGGTGCTTTAGGGATAGAGAGCATATTATGGGTATGCTGGAGTGGGCTTCGGGCTCGCGCATGCTTTACAACTATATTTGGGTTGGCGGCTTGTTTTACGATTTGCCTGTTGGCTTTGAAGAACGCTGCCTGGAGTTTATTAGCTATTTTAAGCCCAAGATGGTTGAGTTAAATCAACTATTAACCGATAACCAGGTGTTTATTAACCGCACCGCCAATGTGGGTATACTACCTTTAGATGTTGCTATTAATTATGGATGCAGCGGCCCTATGCTGCGTGGATCGGGCTTAAAATACGATTTGCGGCGAATAGATGGCTATTCGGCTTATCCCGAACTGGAGTTTGATATTCCGGTTGGTACCGGATTGATGGGAAAAGTTGGCGATTGTTGGGACAGGTACAAAGTGCGGGTTGATGAGATAGAACAATCGCTTAAAATTATGGAACAGTGTGTAAACCGCCTGCAAAAAGAATTGAAACGCACTCCCGATTTTGACCCCAGGGCCAAACTTCCGCGAAAGCTTACACCAAAGGCCCAGGATTTTTACATTCGCGCCGAAAACCCGCGCGGCGAATTAGGTTTTTACTTTATAGCCGATGGAAAAACCGAAAAACCTTTCCGTGTAAAATCGCGCGCACCGAGTTTTTGTAACCTATCGGTATTGTCCGAAATATCAAAAGGTGTACTCATTGCCGATTTAGTAGCCATTGTAGGCTCGATAGATTTTATGCTCGGCGAGGTTGACAGGTAA